The sequence gtgcaggctcagtagttgcggcacacgggctttagctgctctgcggcatatgggatcccagttccctgaaaagggatcgaaccctcatcccctgcactgTAAGGTGAAcgcttaaccagtggaccaccaggaaagtccccagaatTTCTACTTGattcttttccaaatattttttaaaaacacatacacaacTATTTGCTCTaagaaactttttaattttttatcttgcTGAACATAGGTACTATCAAAAATTTCTATATCTAGAGCCCTTAGGTCTATTTCTACTGTCTGTTGCTACTACTGTTTGCTTTTAAATTGTTATGTGTGTATTATGTATTTGAAAAACTACAGAAATAATCTGAGGTCTATGATTATGTTAACTTTGTCctgaaaggtgtttttttttgctttttttttttttttaacgttttggcatgagggatcttagttccctaacctggGATAAAATCCAAGTCTTGTGTGGTGGAAAcacagtcttaatcactggactgccagggaagcccctgttctgAAAGGATTTCTGTTTGAATATATCAGGTTCCTGAGAGCCAGCCAATGGGCTAATCACTGTAATCAAACTTCTGAGACTGAGGTTCTCCATGTGCTAGATGACTCAAATGTAGCCTAAAATCTGAGCAAAGGCTATTTTAACTTCCAGTTCACCCCTAATCTTAGGAATCTCAATCCAGACCATGGGGTTTTCAGGGTCACCTAACCTCAGCAGGCCCTGACCTCAAAGTTTTGTCTCTTGAGCCTTGAGGCAACTGAAAATAAACTTACCCTTTCAGCCTAACTAGATGAATAGCCCAGAGAAAGCAATTCTAAATGCTGAGCTTACCTCTTTAAGGTTTCTACCTTTTGCTGGGTTTTACCTATTTTTAAGATGATGAGCAACTTTTTGAAACATTTTGTCTAGCTTTTGTAGTTGTCCTTAGCAGAAAGACAAATTACACTGCCTGCCATTGCTATAATTAGAAGTTCCATAACTACTGTGAATCTCTATCTTTAACATTATAAAGTGCCTTTCATTGTACTTTAATGTGTTACTTCCTGCCCTTAATACAATTTTGCCTGTtatattccttttatgtctttgtagaccctttcatttcactttttgaaTACCTTTTTTCTACATTATTCTGCTGGATACATCATAGTTGTTTGTTCTTACTTACTGGAATCTCTTAATAGAGACCCACtgccataaaaacaaaaaaaaaacataaagaggAAATATTTCCATCTTATACTTACTGTaaattcttcctcctcctcatcaccAGATTCTCCAAATATGTCTGCAATAAGATTtctagaaaagaaatataaacaattttcatttgttttcttctcatttgcATAGGAATCATGAAATCTTTTTCTACTagggtataatttacatatagtaaaatAAGTAGGTCTCATATGTCCACTTCAATGGATTTTGACAAAAGCACACATTTATGTAACCCTTATCTTAACAGAACAACTCCATCTCCCAGAAAGTTCCTTTGTGACCCTTTGTAGTGAGTCCAATATATAAATATCCCAGAGGCAACCACCACTCTACCTACCAtcagattagttttgcctgttcttgcacttcatataagtggaattagaTAACATATCCCCTATACGTCTTTCACTTTTAAGATAGTATTTCTGAGACTCAACCATGCTGTAGCATGCAGCAGTAGCTGAGGAATTAAAATCCTACATCTCCCACAGCCATGCAATTAGGCAGGGTATACTGTATTATGCttcaacacagaattttaatgtAAGCTTAAAAAACTTGACACACTCCTCACTACCACCTTATATGAACCCTGGGAAGTTTAGGTTACACTGTCACTTACTCTTCTTCATTCCCTGACTCACTGTCACTCCCAAACAGgtccttctcttcatttttcttatcaGACAGTTCTTTCCCCGCTTCTTCGTCACTGTCAGATGCTATCATCTTCTCTCTCTTGCCCGATTTGTCCGATATAACATCACTGTCAGAGTCATCTGCATCAGAGACAACACGACTCTTCTTTGCTGCTGTtgaaaaagaaaaccatcatTAATCTTATTCACCATGGTCACTGCATTACTAAGTACAACAGGTGCTCTAAAATGGCAGTATGTGGCAAAAATCAAAGGTCTTATAACACAcagtttagaattaaaaaaaacttaaagattCACTCAAGAGTCATTTTACAATTAGGAAGACGTTAGGGAAAAAGAGGCAAAAAGATGAAGTTTTTCATCAAAATAAAGTGGGCATCAATAACTACCTTTCCTTTGGgggaacaaagaaaataagactAGAATCTCTTCAATGCTGCCTAGTATTACCAGAACTCTTAAGGCTTGGATATTCTTTTGTGGAATCCCCGTTCCTCAATTATCCATCACTGCTAAATCTGGAATTTCAAACTGCACGTATGTTgctcttttcccttctcctttaATAACTGTCAGGTTATAAGGGAatgtcttttccaaagaagatatttcaTAAAAAAGTAATCAAGTAGTAAAGATTGGAATACTCTGTGGAGACACCGAGTCTCTAAATAAGAGTACCTCACAAACTTCCCGGCATTCAATGATGTTTAACAAATGAAGACAGGTACCCGTGGGAGCTCAGTCACTGTATGGATGGGATGTAGGGCATTAGCTGTCAAAGAGACCCACGGCTAACTCTGGATACAGTTGAGTTTTCATGTAAACGTATTTCCTTGAACATTACCCTTtctagtaaaaaacaaacaaaaaattttcatGTAAACCTTTCATATTGCCATTGTCATGCAGTCTATCTTATCAACTTGAAGCAGTCAGAACTTAATACTGCTAAAACAATTCAAAGGAAATTTAATATTAAGACTTGCCAatgagggaatttcctggtgtccagtggttaagatgctgcactttcattgccaagggcctgagttcaatccctagtcagggaactaagatcccataagccagaACTATGCTTCATAGTTATAAGTTTAGACAATAAGTAAAACTACTGATAAACAGCCTAAAATAATTCCTTACATGCTTTCTCTTCATCATCACTATCAGAAAGTACAGCTGCTTTTCGCTTTGctactttctcctcctccccttctttttcttcatccTCATCACTGTCAATTTTGGCCCTTTTCGGTTCTTCCTCCTCACTGTCGGAACTGTTGAAGCGCTTCCTGTCTACATGGGCATCTGCAGGAAGGGAGTCATTCTGCACTTCTGTATCCTCTCCCTTATTCTCTCCATCACTGTCCTCATCAGACTCTGGTTTCTGTTTGTGTCTGGAGGCATCCTCAGTTTCTGAATCACTGGCAGGTCCCTTCTGAGGCTCCTCACTCTCAGAGTCACTGATTCGGGGTTTGGGAAGCTCCTCATTTTCAGAATCACTGGCCTGGTTCCTTGGGGGGTCCTCACTTTCCGAATCACTTATTCGGGGTTTGGGAAGCTCCTCATTTTCTGAGTCACTGGCTTGGTGCCGTGGGGGATCCTCACTTTCCGAATCGCTTATTCGGGGTTTGGGAAGCTCTTCATTTTCCGAGTCACTGGCTTGGTGTCTTGGCGGGTCCTCACTTTCTGAGTCACTGATTCGGGGTTTGGGAAGCTCCTCGTTTTCAGAGTCAGTGGCCTGAGTCCTCTGAGGTTCCTCACTTTCTGAGTCACTGATCCGAGGCTTGGGAAGCTCCTCACTTTCAGAATCACTAATTCGAGGTTTAGGGAGCTCTTCATTTTCAGAGTCACTGGCCTGGTGCCTCGGAGGTTCCTCACTCTCTGAGTCACTGACTTGAGGTTTGGGAGCACCTTCTGTTTCCGAGTCAGTGACAGGACTTTTGGGGAGCTCTTCAACTTCTGAATCACTGGCAGGAGGCTTCCTAATATCTTCACTTTCTGAGTCACTTGCATGCCCATTAAGCAGTTCCTCATTTTCAGAGTCACTCACAGGTAATTTCCTGGTCTCCTCACTTTCAGAGTCACTCCCATGGTGATTGACATCTTCATTTTCAGAATCACTGGCAGGAGGCTCTGCATGCTCTTCAGATTCAGAGTCACTGTCCTTTTGTCTCTGGAGTTCCTCACTTTCAGAGTCACTGGCATTAAGATTTGAGGGGTCATCATTGTCAGAGTCTGTCACCTGATGTCTTTTGTTGAGGCTATCTTCTCGATCACTAGGTTCATTCTGAAAAATCACgggagaaaaattagaaaagtaaaaaaaaaaaaagtttggtagtaaaaatgttcaatttttcagctattttttaaaaaaatttaggagTATGCCTACTTAAATGTAGAATTCTTGTACTATACCTATATAGAAACATCCCACTTTAAAAGAAGCCCACTGATCTGTGAAATGGCTAACACGGTTTAGACATCAAAATGAGGAAAGACAATCTGACTTCATGAAATCTGTAACGCAtacctactctacagcacagttatattttgaaaagctagattaaaaaacagcaacaaaaaataaaccttAACTTTCTCATATAATTCTAGTTcctaaataaattctttaaataaatatagGCAAACATACAtccaagttcttttttaaaaaggaacattcTTTGGTTTTATAAGGTTAaagctattttaaagaaaagaattataaaactTTGCTTAAAGGGCCAAACTGTACATAGAGCACATTCTCCCAAGTCAATCTGAATAAATGGGGAGCAAGTAGCTCACAGAGCCAAGTATCAAGTCTTAGGTTCTCTCCTGATGGTTCGCTCCTCAGAACAAGGTTTTTcatgataagaaaactgaggtttagagcaGTCTTGGTCATACATCCAAGTTACCCTGgcacaaaaattttaagttttaggGAAAACACTGACTAACCTAACAATACTAACATAACATCACGTGAAGTAATCTGAAAACCCTAGGGTATAAAGGTGATACAAGTATATTTTGGCTGTGCTTTTTTAAAtgcagagaaaaatatataaaactaaatatatcaAAATACTAGCAACTAGAATGTGGGGAATTTTTTCCCTTCTAGTATCTGAACTCTCACTAATATGGTAATTAATATTCTGGCTTAAAAAGTAAAGTATTTCTGTGTTTGAGTTTTCCTCCTTAAAAATATGTTGAGccagtatttttctttataatatatGATGAACATTACCTGGACTTACTTTAGCACAGATCAACTCTCAAGCAGCAAAGAAACAAAGTATAAGCCCACCATATCATGTGATGAAATAATTAAGTAGCAAGACAATTCAGTGACAAGATAAAAGGCTTATTTAATAAgcttataatataaaaatttgagGGCTTTTCTCCCTCTGTATTTCACTGTCATCTTGACAGTAGAGTTCCAAAGATATAGTAACTGctataaatatattcattcaaaTATAACACTattcaagaaattttttaaaatcataaacttttcaaatttcccaaaactattttccttttattatcaTGGGTCACTCACAGCATAGCACTGTATTCCTTGTCAGTCATACACCCTGTTACCCCAATAAAACTGGCATTTATCTATTAAATTAGgacagaagaaaaataacagaattttttcATACCGTACAAGATATAGTACTCCATGTATTGCTAGAAGCTTACTTTTGGCTGTACTTCATAatttagttttttatattttaaaagaatatagatgaaaaaattAACTATCTAGAGTGTGACACCTAAGAAGGCAGGCGTTTTTTGGCCTGTTGTCTTCACTGAGAAGGCACACTCTGTGCTTCAGAACACAGAAGGGTGTCTGGTATACCCAAAATCATAGTaagaatttgttgaatgaataataagaattaaatgttaataatttAAAGTGAGGAATAATTACTCAATTAGTATTTGCTTCAATTCTACTATGTACAAGGTGCTAAGAATCAAGGCTGAACCTGTCTCAGTGCCTGACCTTAAGGAAATATTATCTAGTGAGCTGGCCAAATATATCATAACAATAGTATAATATACACTATTACAAAGGTGATAATCTGAAAGCTAGGAAGTGATTTATATGAAACTAAGCCATAAAAGGTGTGCAGACAACAGGTATTTAATTAATCTGTGATGACAGAGTTAAGAAGTTAACTACATTATTGAGGGTGGAAGGCAAAATATACAGGTACCAGCAGAGGTAACTAAAGCAGGAGGCAAAAGGGAAAATTGTTAACTGCCTTTTGGAATGGTTTCCATAACATACTTAAGACGTAACTCTAACAACATGATCTTGTGACTCAATTTATTTCAGCTGCAAACAACACAAATCATTTCAGGTTAACTCCAGAACAATCTTTCCAGAATCATCACGGGATGAATGGTTAAAAGCTCTAGAAGGGTAGGAACCAGGGCAGTTCAGAGAGCTCAGAAAGGAAACTCAAGGACCTTTCACTAGAGACTTAGCTCTCACCATTGATAAATTTTCGTGCCTTGGACCTCAATTTTAAGTTCCCAGAAGACATGATCTAACAGGTCATGGCAATAGAGGATGTCCTGACTCTGTGACTCAACGGGTTATAGCCAAAGCAGAGGTGCAGCGCTGGGAGACACTCCCAAAGAAAGGAGATGCCATGAACTGAGCAGTCATTCCAAAATGGATCTATTACACTTTATCCTGGACTTCCCAACCAAGGACATGACATGTAATAACAACTGTGAAACTTATATGAATTCTCATCAATTTTTGAGGAGATTTATAAGAACCTGAGTATTTACCCATCAGGTGTGGCACAATGGAGGAAAAGCAGGAAATCACTGCAGTAAGAAAGTACTGATTGATAGACTCAAGTTAGACAATGTACTTTGGTGAATACATTATAAGTCTTGGGAAAAGTATATTAGAAATTATATGATAAAACTTAGAAGTTATCAAAACAATATTAGAAAAACTTTAGACTGGTTTCAGCAATTAAATTGTAAAGTTAACCcaaaaagtgctttttaaaagtcatatttgaTATCAACAAATAAAcagtgggattcccaggtggcacagaggtaaagaatccacctgccaatgcaggagacacagagacgcggcttcaatccttgggtctggaagatcccctggaacaggaaatggcaacctactacagtattcgtgcctggagaatcccactgacagaggagcctagtggactacagtccatagagtcgcaaagagtcagacatgactgagcaactcagtgCACACACGTGCCATTTAAACACTTTCTTAATATAAAAAGAATCCCCAATTTTAACTCTCAGAGAAACTGAGCTCTCTGACAGTCCTTAGATGCTTTAGAGATGTCTATAACACCTCATATCCTGCTCTTAAAATCATTTACACTGTAGTTATAAACAACTACTGGTTACCCATAATGAATGACCTGGTCGTTCATCTCAGTAAATGGTAACAGATTCCTCAACGACCAGTGCCACAATATGCAGAGATGATTAAcattctaaatttaaaataattaattaattaaaattatataaagcaaGTATCAATTTGTAAATTTCAAAGAAGTATAAGAATGTCAAATAGAAGTccttgaaaagaacaaaaaaaaaaaaactgaggacaACTGTTTCCTCCTtattaattaaaagaattaaactcAAAACAGTTGAACTTGCAAACTAACCCTTCATCATAAATTGGTAAAACATTCAACGCCAAGTCACATAGTAAATTCCATGAGGAAGTATTTACAGGAACATTTTCCAAAACATATTTCACTGGATCTCAGTTcaagaagataaattttaaatcCTCATCATGGAGCTTTGACAATACATATCACTGTAAGAGTATAAGGAAGGATCTGAGAAATCCAGTTTTTATTACACAATGCTGTTAATCTAGTGTAACTCCCGAAGGGCTGCAAGGCTTTTGACTTTGTGAAACTCCAGCTTTACAGCAATCACACACataataaaatgaagatatataCCTGAGTGTCTTTTGTCAAAAGCTGGTTGATCTTAGAatcagtcaaaaacaaaaacacttcttCTGGgtactagaaaaagaaaatgtctacaCAAAGTTTAGGAGTTTATAatgatgggactttcctggtgactcaatggtaaagaatctgcctgccaatgcagaagacacaggtttgatccctggtctgggagggttCCACacgcctcggagcaactaagcctgtgtacaaCTCCTGAGTCTCTGCTCtaaagcctgggagccacagttACTGAAGCCGGCACCCCCTAGAGCCCgtactccacaagagaagtcagtgcgataagaagcctgcacactccaaccagaaagtagcccctgctggccacaactagagaaaagtccacgtagcaacgaagacccagcacagccaaaaacaaataaataaataaataaaaataaaaagtttataatgATGAAGCAAACTTCCACCTACCTCTCCAGACTCGCTTCTGCCCTTTCACCAGCATCAACTCTATGCATTGCACCAGCAGTTCCCAAACTCTTGCAttaagaatcacctgggaagctttggtGAAAACACAGATTTTTGTGCTTCTCATCTCCAGGTATTTAGACAGTAAATCTGGGGAAGGGGCcaaagaatctgcattttgacaTCTAATCCAAGTGACTCTAACTACACATTAAAATTTTACTGCAGACACATGGAACTATAGACTTCACTACATTACTCCATGTTTTCACCTCACCTTATCCTTTTCATATCTCAACACAAGGTAAAAATACCCCCTTCCTGAAGCCTCTTTCATCCTTCTCTCTTAGGTAGAATGGATTTTGTGCAATATAATATGACAGTTCACAATGTGGACTTTAGAGTCTATTAAGATCTAGGCCATCTAGGCTCGTGGTCATCTTCTACTGTAAAATTTAGGGAAATTATCTTAATTTCCTAAAGTCCTCAATCTGACAGAGTCAGAAGTAGTATTTATAACTTAGAGGTCAGTCTATTCAGAGGACCAAAtgcatgtaaagcaattagcaTGTGCCTATGAGCACTCACTATATGTTGCTAATCATCCATAAccaaatattaattattaattataagaCATTCACCCTTGAAGACAGAGCTCAAATATATCATCTATGCAGGCTGAGCTGGTCAGTCATTCCTCCTTTCATGTCACCAGGGCATCCTGTGCATCTACCTCACTCAAAGGTGACTTTTTTACATTTATCTTCATaatatgaatgaacaaatgacctTAAGATAAGAAACCATTTAAGAAAAGTAACCCAAAACCTATCTTTTACCTTCagtaatacaaataaaacaaaccCCACAAGATAATACTTAACAAAAAAGAACCAAAGCaaaatatgtttttctcattAATCTGGTAGACTCAAAGATAAAGGCTGAAACCTAACACAAAGAAAGGACGTGCAAATGGAATTGAAAGAAGTGCTAACAATTAGGGTAAACAAGGAGAGCAATGTCTAAAAAGAGTCTTATACTGGCTTCAATGTACTCCTCATGGGAATGCTTTCCTTACATTAGCACAACCTTTCTGTGGAAAGACCCAAATGATTGCAGACTGCTATCTCTTCTCAATGCAAGGTAAAGCTGGGGCTAATGGGGCTGTCACCAACTTCAACCAAAGATGGATACTCGTGCCCACTAGCTTCTgcctacagtcagcaaaaaaggAGAAGCCAGGCACCATTTCCAAACAACCTCTGTCTCAATAGCCCCATGCACTATTTTTTCCTGTGAGATACTCTAGAGGGGAATATTACTTTTCTATGTAGATAAAACCTACAAACTGGATTCTAAAATGCACattactttccatttattttctgtggAACAAAAACCAGCTGATCACAATCCACAACTGATTTCATGCTGCTAAAGAGAATAttcaaataaaacaacaaaaattagaaCTGGCAACTAGTTGTGAGTAGGGTGCATTCATGCTCaaactgctttattttaaaaactgtgtttataaagaagttaaactgtcactgtttgcagatgacatgaagattctaaagatgctaccagaaaactactagaactcatcagTGAATGTGGTAAATttgcaggttacaaaattaatactcagaaaatctgttgcatttctatacataagaacgaaagatcagaaagagaaacctcAAGCAGTGATTCTATTTatcactgcatcaaaaagaatgaaacaccTAGGAGTAAACCTACTTTCCAGCCATAATACTCACTCCTGAAACACAAGTCCTTCTCAGTTCTAGGCCTTTGAACCTGTGGTTCTCTCCAGCTAGGATTATCACCATCATCTCTAACCGGCTTCTCCATCTGGTAATGTCAGTCATTCCTCAGAGGCTACTTAGCCCACCCTTCCATCCTCCTACAGTCCTTTGTATGTGCcctttatgtgatttttaaatatatttagttaTTTGATGCATGCTAATAAAAACAGGTAACTATATAAAATGATGGGACAGTTATTCTAGCTATTGTCCTTTGATTTCAAATATTAATGTGCAAACAcagaaaagtatattaaaatcacCTTTAACAGCACAACCCAAAGATCACCATTATTCACATTTTTTACAAGGAATTTCCTCCCAATCTCTTCTCTGTGTGAATTTACTTTAAAACAGTAAATAAGGATCTAGAATCACACTGACTTCTCccatttcacaaaatatttttttggaaACAACTTTAATGGTTGCACTGCCATTCTTAGAAATGTTCTCTTTATACTTTAATTActaactggtgggctacagtccaaggggtcgcaaagagtctgacaggactgagcgacttcattttcactttcattttgttgTATACTTATTGCTtcctttcttatgttttctatgcCTCATTTGTCCATTTCAGTGTTCTCAACCTGAGGGTGGTTCTGAGTCTTCCCCTAAGGAGGCATTTGTGAATGCAAAGGCCCTTAGGTTGGCAATGACTGGAGAGCATATGTTACTACCATTTATTTAATGCTTTGGAACCAAGATACTAAATGTCCTGCAATATAAAGGACTGCCTCTAAATGCCAACAGCTGGCTTACTCAGAATCATCTAATTACTAATTATCTAATTACTAATAACATTACCAATCATCATGTTTAGCACTGGCCAGCTCTCCGTGTAGGGGAGgccacacccacacacaatgaGATGAAAGAGCCAAAGGGCCCAGTAGAGACTGTGTTAATAGAGTAACAAGTAAAGCATCCTGGCTTCTTCTGGAATGTGAACCGGGAAACATAGCTTCAACCAAGTAGTAAAGAGAGGTAAAAATGAAGCTAAGTGAAAACTTCTGGTATGAAAATGAAAAGCTCTGCTAACCCACTCTACAGTGAAACCAGTTAGAAGCACTTAAAAACAACcattcaaggacttccctgggggttcagtggttaagactcagcacttccactgcagtaggtgagggtttgatccctgggcagggaactaatatcctgtATGCcatggggtgtggccaaaaaaagaaaattggagaggaaataaaaagacatacCTTTAAGTGTAAATAAAAACAACCATTCAAAGCCTCTGGAAATGGTACTAAAGACAAAGAGCAAATAAAGAAGCATCTATCCAAGATGGTCTACAAAAATTTGGTAAGAAAGGCAAAAACATCTGGTATTTGAACCAATACTACTCCTTACTTCCACCCTCAGAGATCAGCAAGAAAATGATTCTACTCCAGGCTGCTGCAGTCAAAAACAGGGTACTCTCTTCCTCTAGCTCCTGAGGGTGGGGCTTCTTCCCGGGAGAGGCATGATACCAGAGCTTCTCATTCTGCCTCCAGCTACCTGTTGTGTGGGTAAGTTCCCAGCAAGTGCAGCTGAAACTGGCGGCTGTCAATCACAGTACGAAGGCTCTACTGGGGGCAGAGCACACTAAGAATACCAGAGCCCTCAACACCTTTGCCCGAATTTGTGCCACAGTGGTTCCATGCCAAGAGAGGCAAGCCAGGAGCACTTCAGGTTGCTACCCAATTCCCATCCCACACTGAGAGTTCAGCTTCTAGAACTGGGATGTCACTCAGAGAGAAGCTTGCCAtctccctttcccttcccaaACTCCAGATCCCTGGCTCAGAGACTTTGCTTGGGGAAAAAACAGGcagtaggacttctctggtggtccagggatttaAGAATTGGCCCAccgaatgcaaactagtacagccgctatggagaacagtgtggagatttctttgaaaacggaaatagaactgccatatgacccagcaatgctgctcctgggcatacacaccgaggagaccagatctgaaagagacacgtgcaccccaatgttcatcgcagcactgtttataatagccaggacatggtagcaacctagatgcccatcaacagatgaatggataaggaagctgttgcacatatacaccatggaatattactcagccattaaaaagaattcatttgaatcagttctaatgagatggatgaaactggagcccatcatacagagtgaagtaagccagaaagataaagaacattacagcatactaacacatatatatggaatttagaaagatggtaacgatggccctatatgcagggcagaaaaagagacacagaagtacagaacagacttttggactctgtgggagaaggtgagggtgggatgtttcgagagaacagcgtgtatattatctatagtgaaacagatcaccagcccaggtgggatgcatgagacaagtgctcaggcctggtgcgctgggaagacccagaggaatcgggtggagacggaggtgggaagggggatcgggatggggaatacatgtaactccatggctgattcatatcaatgtatgacaaaacccactgcaatgttgtgaagtaattagcctccaagtaataaaaataaatggaaaaaaaaaaacctaatataAAAAATCCTTCCAATTATTTAGCAGTCTGATTGATTGTAAAATTGTCAatttaagaaatgaataaataaaataattaaaaaaaaaaaaaaaaagaattggcccaccaatgctggggacacaggtttgattcctggtctgggaagatcccacatgctgcgggacAACTAAGCTCAgacacaaccactgagcctgtgtgcctagagcccacgctctgcaacgagGTGCAAGCCACCAAAACgagaagcccctgcactgcaactagagagcagccaccactcgccccaactagagaaagcctgcatgcagagacgaagacccagcacagccataaatacataaataatagaaAGCAGGCAGTAAACCAGACAGCTTCtaatttttcccca is a genomic window of Muntiacus reevesi chromosome 3, mMunRee1.1, whole genome shotgun sequence containing:
- the IWS1 gene encoding protein IWS1 homolog isoform X2; translation: MDSEYYSGDQSADDGGATPVQDERDSGSDVEDDVNEQHSGSDTGSVERHSEYPEEVFLFLTDSKINQLLTKDTQNEPSDREDSLNKRHQVTDSDNDDPSNLNASDSESEELQRQKDSDSESEEHAEPPASDSENEDVNHHGSDSESEETRKLPVSDSENEELLNGHASDSESEDIRKPPASDSEVEELPKSPVTDSETEGAPKPQVSDSESEEPPRHQASDSENEELPKPRISDSESEELPKPRISDSESEEPQRTQATDSENEELPKPRISDSESEDPPRHQASDSENEELPKPRISDSESEDPPRHQASDSENEELPKPRISDSESEDPPRNQASDSENEELPKPRISDSESEEPQKGPASDSETEDASRHKQKPESDEDSDGENKGEDTEVQNDSLPADAHVDRKRFNSSDSEEEEPKRAKIDSDEDEEKEGEEEKVAKRKAAVLSDSDDEEKASKKSRVVSDADDSDSDVISDKSGKREKMIASDSDEEAGKELSDKKNEEKDLFGSDSESGNEEENLIADIFGESGDEEEEEFTGFNQEDLEEEKSETQVKEAEDSDSDDNIKRGKHMDFLSDFEMMLQRKKSMSGKRRRNRDGGTFISDADDVVSAMIVKMNEAAEEDRQLNNQKKPALKKLTLLPTVVMHLKKQDLKETFIDSGVMSAIKEWLSPLPDRSLPALKIREELLRILQELPSVSQETLKHSGIGRAVMYLYKHPKESRSNKDMAGKLINEWSRPIFGLTSNYKGMTREEREQRDLEQMPQRRRMNSTGGQTPRRDLEKVLTGEEKALRPGDPGFCARARVPMPSNKDYVVRPKWNVEMESSRPGILKKGLSRLEKHKRRFAEQKRLSKVHRAVKFSIEGNRMPL
- the IWS1 gene encoding protein IWS1 homolog isoform X5, producing MDSEYYSGDQSADDGGATPVQDERDSGSDVEDDVNEQHSGSDTGSVERHSEYPEEVFLFLTDSKINQLLTKDTQNEPSDREDSLNKRHQVTDSDNDDPSNLNASDSESEELQRQKDSDSESEEHAEPPASDSENEDVNHHGSDSESEETRKLPVSDSENEELLNGHASDSESEDIRKPPASDSEVEELPKSPVTDSETEGAPKPQVSDSESEEPPRHQASDSENEELPKPRISDSESEELPKPRISDSESEEPQRTQATDSENEELPKPRISDSESEDPPRHQASDSENEELPKPRISDSESEDPPRHQASDSENEELPKPRISDSESEDPPRNQASDSENEELPKPRISDSESEEPQKGPASDSETEDASRHKQKPESDEDSDGENKGEDTEVQNDSLPADAHVDRKRFNSSDSEEEEPKRAKIDSDEDEEKEGEEEKVAKRKAAVLSDSDDEEKASKKSRVVSDADDSDSDVISDKSGKREKMIASDSDEEAGKELSDKKNEEKDLFGSDSESGNEEENLIADIFGESGDEEEEEFTGFNQEDLEEEKSETQVKEAEDSDSDDNIKRGKHMDFLSDFEMMLQRKKSMSGKRRRNRDGGTFISDADDVVSAMIVKMNEAAEEDRQLNNQKKPALKKLTLLPTVVMHLKKQDLKETFIDSGVMSAIKEWLSPLPDRSLPALKIREELLRILQELPSVSQETLKHSGIGRAVMYLYKHPKESRSNKDMAGKLINEWSRPIFGLTSNYKGMTREEREQRDLEQMPQRRRMNSTGGQTPRRDLEKVLTGEEKALRPGDPGFCARARVPMPSNKDYVVRPKWNVEMESSRNPEKQNSAAFTAYPSLPV
- the IWS1 gene encoding protein IWS1 homolog isoform X6, translating into MDSEYYSGDQSDDGGATPVQDERDSGSDVEDDVNEQHSGSDTGSVERHSENEPSDREDSLNKRHQVTDSDNDDPSNLNASDSESEELQRQKDSDSESEEHAEPPASDSENEDVNHHGSDSESEETRKLPVSDSENEELLNGHASDSESEDIRKPPASDSEVEELPKSPVTDSETEGAPKPQVSDSESEEPPRHQASDSENEELPKPRISDSESEELPKPRISDSESEEPQRTQATDSENEELPKPRISDSESEDPPRHQASDSENEELPKPRISDSESEDPPRHQASDSENEELPKPRISDSESEDPPRNQASDSENEELPKPRISDSESEEPQKGPASDSETEDASRHKQKPESDEDSDGENKGEDTEVQNDSLPADAHVDRKRFNSSDSEEEEPKRAKIDSDEDEEKEGEEEKVAKRKAAVLSDSDDEEKASKKSRVVSDADDSDSDVISDKSGKREKMIASDSDEEAGKELSDKKNEEKDLFGSDSESGNEEENLIADIFGESGDEEEEEFTGFNQEDLEEEKSETQVKEAEDSDSDDNIKRGKHMDFLSDFEMMLQRKKSMSGKRRRNRDGGTFISDADDVVSAMIVKMNEAAEEDRQLNNQKKPALKKLTLLPTVVMHLKKQDLKETFIDSGVMSAIKEWLSPLPDRSLPALKIREELLRILQELPSVSQETLKHSGIGRAVMYLYKHPKESRSNKDMAGKLINEWSRPIFGLTSNYKGMTREEREQRDLEQMPQRRRMNSTGGQTPRRDLEKVLTGEEKALRPGDPGFCARARVPMPSNKDYVVRPKWNVEMESSRPGILKKGLSRLEKHKRRFAEQKRLSKVHRAVKFSIEGNRMPL